From a region of the Pontixanthobacter gangjinensis genome:
- a CDS encoding type III pantothenate kinase, translating to MLLVADVGNTNVVFALFDGETIKARWRIATDPRRTGDEYAVWLIQLMQLERFTPKDITQIIFASVVPRADHNLTVLSQKYFGITPLVAGQGQAAWGFEIDVDNPNSLGADRALNCVAAHAKYSGDLIVVDFGTATKFEALDFNGTYKGGIIAPGINLSLDALVGKTAKLPRIAIRAPETKSVIGRNTEDQMLIGVFWGYVAMMEGLIGKMREEIGRPAKVVATGGLAVLFDDHTQIFDVVDNDLTIQGLGILAQRATAKAIK from the coding sequence ATGCTGCTCGTCGCTGATGTCGGGAACACCAATGTCGTATTCGCTCTGTTCGATGGGGAAACGATCAAGGCACGCTGGAGGATAGCGACCGATCCGCGTAGGACGGGTGACGAATATGCTGTTTGGCTGATTCAACTGATGCAACTTGAGAGATTTACACCCAAGGACATCACTCAGATAATCTTCGCGTCAGTAGTTCCCCGCGCGGACCATAATCTGACCGTTTTGTCGCAGAAATATTTTGGTATCACCCCATTGGTCGCCGGGCAGGGGCAAGCAGCTTGGGGCTTTGAAATTGATGTCGATAATCCGAACTCTTTGGGTGCAGACCGCGCGCTGAATTGCGTTGCAGCGCATGCTAAATATTCCGGAGATCTGATCGTTGTTGATTTCGGGACAGCAACAAAGTTCGAAGCTCTCGATTTCAATGGCACCTATAAAGGCGGGATCATTGCACCGGGCATAAACCTCTCGCTCGATGCTCTTGTGGGCAAGACCGCGAAGCTTCCGCGCATCGCCATCCGAGCGCCAGAAACAAAGAGCGTCATCGGGCGTAACACAGAGGACCAAATGTTGATCGGTGTCTTCTGGGGCTACGTGGCCATGATGGAAGGTTTAATAGGTAAAATGCGCGAGGAAATCGGGCGGCCAGCGAAAGTCGTTGCGACTGGCGGCCTCGCGGTCTTGTTTGACGATCACACGCAAATATTCGACGTCGTTGATAATGATTTGACCATTCAGGGTCTGGGAATTCTGGCGCAGCGCGCCACTGCAAAGGCTATAAAGTGA
- a CDS encoding ribonuclease J, translating into MKKNFTPENELLFLALGGSGEIGMNVNLYGCNGKWLMVDLGMTFSGNEYPGVDLVFADLEFIEERADDLVGIVLTHAHEDHIGAVPYFAADLGVPLYATPFTAELIRRKLQEAGLVGEVELNVIEGFDSFPVGPFDISYLPLAHSIAEGNGLVIDTPHGRIFHTGDWKLDEDPIIGEPTTEKELTALGDEGVLAMVCDSTNVFNPNPSGSEGAVYQALLDEVGRHKGKRVLVTTFASNVARLHTLGEVAKAHGRTVCVAGRSLDRILEVSQQSGYLGDFPDPVDFDTAMGMPRGDVLIIATGGQGEPRAALGRIADQNHKLDLVRGDVVLFSSRQIPGNEIQIGKIQNKLAERGIVMVTDRQSPIHVSGHPGRPELEAMYSWIRPEILVPVHGEIRHMQEQVRVGQAAGIPENIFQQNGDIVRLAPGKPSHLAKVRSGRLVLDGDLIVPADGESIVMRRRIAQNGAVVVALDPKGNANIESIGLPLDEDYPDFLAEAKSDITTALKRLKGPARKDSGAIAEAARLATRRAAQRWSGKKPHVKVMLTG; encoded by the coding sequence GTGAAAAAGAACTTTACTCCCGAAAACGAACTTCTGTTTCTTGCCCTTGGCGGTTCGGGGGAAATCGGGATGAACGTCAACCTCTATGGCTGTAACGGCAAATGGCTAATGGTCGATCTGGGGATGACATTCTCTGGCAATGAATATCCAGGTGTCGATTTAGTGTTCGCTGACCTCGAATTTATCGAGGAACGGGCTGACGACCTTGTCGGAATTGTCCTTACTCACGCGCACGAAGACCATATCGGCGCGGTACCATATTTTGCCGCTGACCTTGGCGTCCCTCTTTATGCAACGCCTTTCACAGCCGAGCTGATTCGCCGGAAGTTGCAGGAAGCCGGTTTGGTTGGTGAGGTTGAACTCAACGTTATAGAAGGTTTTGACAGCTTCCCCGTTGGACCTTTTGATATTAGTTATCTTCCCCTTGCGCATTCGATTGCCGAGGGTAACGGCTTGGTGATCGACACGCCGCACGGGCGAATTTTCCATACTGGTGATTGGAAGCTGGACGAAGACCCGATTATTGGCGAACCGACGACCGAAAAAGAGCTCACCGCCCTCGGCGACGAAGGTGTGCTCGCCATGGTTTGCGATTCAACCAACGTGTTCAACCCTAACCCAAGCGGGTCGGAAGGCGCGGTCTATCAGGCTTTGCTCGATGAAGTTGGGCGGCATAAGGGCAAGCGTGTTCTAGTAACCACCTTCGCTTCCAACGTTGCTCGCCTTCATACCCTTGGTGAAGTGGCCAAGGCGCATGGCCGGACGGTTTGTGTTGCTGGGCGGTCGTTGGACCGAATTCTGGAAGTGTCGCAGCAGAGTGGTTATCTCGGCGATTTCCCCGATCCAGTTGATTTTGACACGGCCATGGGGATGCCGCGGGGAGATGTGCTCATAATCGCTACAGGTGGTCAGGGCGAGCCGCGTGCGGCGCTTGGCAGAATTGCTGACCAGAACCACAAACTTGATCTGGTGCGCGGCGATGTCGTCCTATTTTCGAGCCGTCAAATACCGGGCAATGAAATTCAAATTGGTAAAATCCAGAACAAGCTGGCCGAGCGCGGCATTGTGATGGTGACCGACAGGCAGAGCCCGATCCACGTTTCCGGCCATCCAGGGCGGCCCGAACTTGAGGCAATGTACAGCTGGATTCGTCCTGAAATTTTGGTGCCAGTGCATGGTGAAATCCGCCACATGCAGGAACAAGTTCGGGTAGGGCAGGCCGCCGGAATCCCGGAGAATATCTTCCAGCAAAACGGCGATATTGTTCGCCTTGCGCCAGGAAAGCCCTCGCATTTGGCCAAGGTTCGGTCCGGGCGGCTCGTGCTCGATGGCGATCTGATTGTGCCTGCCGATGGCGAATCCATTGTTATGCGGCGCCGGATCGCACAAAATGGTGCGGTGGTTGTCGCTCTTGATCCGAAGGGCAATGCGAATATTGAAAGCATCGGTCTGCCGTTGGATGAAGATTATCCCGATTTTCTGGCAGAAGCAAAGTCGGACATTACGACCGCTTTGAAGCGCCTTAAGGGGCCAGCGCGTAAGGATTCCGGTGCCATCGCAGAAGCTGCTCGCTTAGCAACTCGCAGGGCTGCACAGCGATGGAGCGGAAAGAAGCCGCATGTAAAAGTCATGTTGACTGGATGA
- a CDS encoding DUF1467 family protein — MNITSIIAIYALVWIMTAFVSLPFGIKTHDEAGIAKIPGQADSAPANFQPGKLVMRASIIAAVLTGIYVLNYIYGWVGADTINLAEDLLAEPS; from the coding sequence ATGAACATCACCTCGATAATTGCCATCTATGCTCTCGTTTGGATCATGACCGCGTTTGTTTCATTGCCGTTCGGCATCAAGACGCATGACGAGGCCGGCATTGCTAAGATTCCCGGGCAAGCGGATAGCGCCCCCGCCAATTTCCAACCGGGGAAATTGGTAATGCGTGCATCGATAATCGCCGCAGTCCTTACTGGCATTTACGTACTAAATTACATTTATGGCTGGGTGGGGGCGGATACCATCAATTTAGCAGAAGATTTGCTAGCCGAACCGAGCTGA
- a CDS encoding coiled-coil domain-containing protein, producing MTGGNKIRAVGPSDAQDAPLDITSEEDVASFLPDEGLDPEATEEWEYEEQSSRSFGWILPSLAISTALGWTGFFGWAYQTEILAGGTPQQWAGWITSWAVPPLLIVALWLLTMRNSKREAQRFGAIANTLSQESALLEGRLTTVNRELSLAREFLGSQSRELESLGRVATDRLTEHAGNLQSLIYANGEQIDAIANVSGTALENMSRLRDDLPVLANSAKDVSNQIGTAGRTAHAQIAELISGFGRLNDFGKASESQVESIQSKIETSLTSFAAQADAMEQLTETRFNTLMDRNEAFRNDLDSREVELLAAIRRRAEALETEFAQTRGNLEQEEEEALRSLRARLSGLRDETGVIGNSVRETEEQALEAWKAQTVSLKQQLVEAIEEISRIDEQALTAANTKLEAFRVEADAVDAAILERTAQLFKRVESFRTIMAQNETASLSELAERFEKFDTEIVARRQEHIVGTEALAQHGEAIAYRMGSLRTTIEDISELSTKTQSSMSNQAEELAVSLEKSLEAIEGTDSAVNELTQASVRLLELIQASAQHSAVDLTEALSLAEARLMEVRGQAEGLGSIILQASENTEQLSEYVLKAQDTGRESIADVDGLRARISASNAETHEAIGLIRNDLAGLNEQSEFLSSHAQKQLRNAIEALEQAAQNAPATIEKALSEKINDISASMGATTSQILNDALESAANNSITRIEESAAKASSAGRDTTIQLRDQLSKVNELTANLESRVARARERAEEQVGNDFARRMALITESLNSNAIDIAKAMSADVTDTAWASYLRGDRGIFTRRAVRLLDNTEARDIAEIYDAEPEFRENVSRYIHDFEAMLRSMLSTRDGNALGVTLLSSDMGKLYVALAQSIERLRD from the coding sequence ATGACCGGCGGAAATAAGATCAGGGCTGTTGGCCCAAGCGACGCGCAAGACGCACCATTAGACATTACTTCAGAGGAGGATGTGGCGTCGTTCCTGCCTGACGAAGGCCTTGACCCCGAAGCGACGGAAGAGTGGGAATACGAGGAACAATCAAGCCGGAGCTTCGGCTGGATCCTGCCAAGCTTGGCGATTTCGACTGCCCTTGGCTGGACCGGCTTTTTTGGCTGGGCGTATCAAACAGAAATATTGGCTGGCGGGACCCCTCAGCAATGGGCCGGCTGGATCACTTCCTGGGCTGTTCCCCCACTGCTTATCGTCGCTTTATGGCTTCTGACTATGCGTAACAGCAAACGGGAGGCACAAAGGTTTGGCGCTATTGCAAACACGCTGTCGCAAGAATCCGCCTTGCTTGAGGGTCGTCTGACCACAGTCAATCGGGAGCTGAGCCTTGCACGCGAGTTCCTTGGCTCGCAATCGCGTGAGCTCGAATCGCTGGGCCGTGTTGCTACGGACCGCTTGACCGAGCACGCTGGCAATCTGCAATCGCTAATCTACGCCAATGGCGAGCAAATTGATGCAATTGCCAATGTTAGCGGCACTGCCCTGGAAAATATGAGTAGGCTTCGTGACGACCTCCCGGTTTTAGCAAATTCGGCCAAGGATGTATCGAACCAGATCGGCACCGCAGGGCGAACTGCACATGCGCAAATTGCAGAACTCATTTCCGGCTTCGGGCGACTGAATGACTTCGGAAAGGCAAGCGAGTCGCAAGTTGAATCAATCCAATCCAAGATAGAGACTTCACTCACCAGTTTCGCGGCGCAAGCTGACGCAATGGAGCAGCTTACCGAAACAAGGTTCAATACGCTCATGGACAGGAACGAGGCCTTTCGTAATGATCTCGACAGCCGGGAAGTCGAACTGCTCGCAGCGATCCGACGGCGCGCTGAGGCGCTCGAAACTGAGTTCGCCCAGACACGTGGTAATCTTGAGCAGGAAGAAGAAGAGGCGCTCCGTTCACTGAGAGCGCGTCTTTCCGGCCTTCGCGACGAGACAGGTGTAATCGGAAACTCGGTTCGCGAGACTGAAGAACAGGCACTGGAAGCGTGGAAGGCTCAAACCGTCTCGCTAAAACAGCAATTGGTCGAAGCAATTGAAGAAATTTCAAGGATCGACGAACAGGCTTTGACGGCAGCCAACACAAAGCTGGAGGCATTTCGCGTCGAAGCTGACGCCGTCGATGCCGCAATATTGGAACGTACCGCTCAACTCTTCAAAAGGGTGGAGTCCTTCCGCACAATTATGGCGCAGAATGAAACTGCTTCCTTATCCGAATTGGCCGAACGGTTCGAAAAATTCGACACCGAGATTGTCGCTCGGCGTCAGGAACATATTGTCGGAACCGAAGCGCTTGCCCAACATGGAGAAGCGATTGCCTACCGAATGGGCAGCTTGCGCACGACGATTGAGGACATCTCTGAGCTAAGCACAAAAACACAATCTTCGATGTCCAATCAAGCCGAGGAATTGGCTGTCAGTTTGGAAAAAAGCCTGGAGGCTATCGAGGGCACCGACTCTGCGGTTAATGAACTGACACAAGCCAGCGTTCGTTTGCTGGAGCTAATCCAGGCAAGCGCCCAGCATAGTGCGGTCGATTTGACAGAAGCCTTAAGCCTCGCGGAAGCCCGATTGATGGAGGTCCGCGGGCAAGCAGAAGGTCTGGGCTCGATTATCTTACAAGCGAGTGAGAATACCGAACAGCTCTCCGAATACGTGTTGAAAGCGCAAGATACTGGTCGTGAATCAATTGCTGATGTTGACGGGCTACGCGCGCGCATCTCGGCTTCAAATGCTGAAACTCATGAAGCGATAGGCCTTATTCGGAATGATTTGGCCGGACTAAACGAACAGTCGGAATTTCTTTCCTCGCATGCGCAAAAGCAATTGAGAAATGCCATTGAGGCGCTTGAACAGGCAGCTCAGAATGCACCGGCCACAATCGAGAAAGCGCTCAGCGAAAAGATAAACGATATTTCGGCCAGCATGGGCGCCACGACCAGTCAAATTCTCAATGACGCCCTAGAAAGCGCGGCAAATAATTCAATCACGCGGATTGAAGAGAGCGCTGCTAAAGCAAGCAGCGCCGGCCGTGACACCACGATCCAATTGCGAGACCAGTTATCCAAAGTGAACGAGTTGACCGCCAATTTGGAAAGCCGCGTAGCGAGGGCCCGCGAGCGAGCTGAAGAGCAAGTTGGGAATGACTTCGCGCGCCGAATGGCGCTTATTACAGAGAGCCTCAATTCAAACGCCATTGATATTGCAAAGGCAATGTCCGCAGACGTGACAGATACAGCCTGGGCTTCCTACCTTCGCGGGGACCGTGGTATTTTCACCCGCCGCGCAGTTCGGTTGCTCGACAACACCGAGGCTCGTGACATTGCGGAAATCTATGACGCCGAGCCTGAATTCCGGGAGAATGTCAGCCGTTATATCCATGATTTCGAAGCAATGCTTCGCAGCATGCTTTCGACACGCGATGGTAACGCATTAGGAGTGACATTACTCAGTTCGGATATGGGCAAGCTTTATGTTGCGCTCGCCCAGTCGATTGAACGGTTACGCGACTAA
- a CDS encoding Hpt domain-containing protein: protein MLYENGSLDATLAAAAGEDAVLMAELRSAFAESLERQIDLLKRSRCDGNWVMAAQRLKGLAASFHADELISLAEKAIETVPGDRAVIRSLEAFYKDFTTNKG, encoded by the coding sequence ATGTTATATGAAAATGGCAGTCTTGATGCGACTTTAGCGGCGGCAGCGGGCGAAGATGCCGTACTGATGGCAGAATTGCGCAGCGCCTTTGCCGAGAGCCTTGAGCGGCAGATTGACCTGCTAAAGCGTTCACGTTGCGATGGAAATTGGGTTATGGCAGCCCAGCGGCTCAAGGGCCTAGCCGCCAGTTTCCATGCCGATGAGCTTATCAGTCTTGCCGAAAAGGCGATCGAAACTGTGCCTGGTGACCGTGCTGTGATCCGCAGCCTAGAAGCATTCTACAAAGATTTCACGACAAACAAGGGGTGA
- a CDS encoding sensor histidine kinase, producing MSTLTGSFIARAITDGANNLLEAQEPLATLQQRCGGELPGAIAIQELRELVAKVQSSNLKLARSINAFDGQEVISAWVEVTPSNREAGGCFIGIANWKTYPLPDDTELVANRRKIVADQAAAELTARLDSRQNILLVESEARDLADITARMRQSRGKPWTEFVSFPGNVHEQPLHWRLLDGANCQIDGSDREWTVSLVPLGQPEPGSAGFDLYLVADTLLEKAVAKLPDAKPATMHSIGRDLSPVLRQPIARIIANAETIRSKMAGPLAEEYSNYAADIASAGQHLMSLIEDLADLEVVESDNFTTAPDQTDLVDVARRAAGILAVRAKEKDISLSILENDGATSATAEFRRVLQILLNLLTNAIRYSPAGSSVSIAIGQGPLGAQVTVTDEGLGLSEDQQSVVFEKFERLGRSGDGGSGLGLYISRRIARAMGGELTVKSAPGEGARFILDLPPAKAG from the coding sequence ATGAGCACACTTACCGGATCTTTTATTGCACGGGCCATTACCGACGGCGCCAATAATTTGCTTGAGGCGCAGGAACCTCTTGCAACGCTCCAGCAGCGATGCGGGGGCGAATTACCAGGAGCAATCGCAATTCAAGAATTGCGCGAATTGGTCGCCAAAGTGCAGTCCTCCAACCTTAAACTGGCCCGTTCAATCAATGCCTTTGATGGGCAAGAAGTCATCTCAGCTTGGGTCGAAGTCACCCCTAGCAACAGGGAAGCTGGCGGCTGTTTCATTGGAATCGCCAATTGGAAGACCTACCCGCTTCCCGATGATACGGAACTGGTTGCAAACCGGCGCAAGATTGTGGCCGATCAGGCTGCAGCAGAACTGACAGCCCGACTAGACTCACGCCAAAATATCTTGCTGGTAGAAAGCGAGGCGCGCGACCTTGCCGATATTACAGCACGAATGCGCCAGTCACGCGGTAAGCCCTGGACAGAATTTGTCAGCTTCCCGGGTAATGTCCATGAGCAACCGCTCCACTGGCGACTGCTTGACGGAGCAAATTGCCAGATAGATGGGTCAGACAGGGAATGGACGGTTAGTTTGGTCCCTCTGGGGCAGCCCGAGCCAGGAAGCGCTGGTTTTGACCTCTATTTGGTCGCAGATACATTGTTGGAGAAGGCCGTGGCAAAGCTGCCAGATGCCAAGCCGGCCACAATGCACTCTATTGGCCGTGATCTATCACCGGTGCTTCGCCAGCCGATCGCGCGGATAATCGCCAATGCCGAGACAATTCGGTCGAAGATGGCCGGGCCGTTGGCCGAAGAATATAGCAACTACGCTGCTGACATCGCTTCTGCTGGCCAGCATTTGATGTCTCTGATTGAAGATCTGGCAGATTTAGAAGTGGTGGAATCCGACAATTTCACTACCGCCCCCGATCAGACTGATCTGGTCGACGTCGCACGCAGGGCGGCCGGTATCCTGGCTGTACGGGCCAAGGAAAAAGACATCAGCCTTTCGATCCTGGAAAACGATGGTGCAACCAGCGCTACTGCTGAGTTCCGAAGGGTCCTGCAAATTCTGCTTAACCTGCTCACCAATGCAATCCGGTACTCGCCAGCTGGCTCGAGCGTCTCAATCGCGATAGGGCAGGGGCCCTTGGGTGCTCAAGTGACAGTGACCGACGAGGGACTTGGATTGAGCGAGGATCAACAGTCGGTCGTTTTTGAAAAATTTGAACGGCTCGGCCGGAGTGGTGATGGTGGTTCCGGGCTGGGATTGTATATCTCGCGCCGGATAGCCCGGGCGATGGGCGGGGAACTGACAGTAAAAAGCGCGCCCGGTGAGGGAGCGCGCTTCATACTTGATTTGCCACCTGCGAAGGCAGGCTAA
- a CDS encoding citrate synthase, with translation MADKQAKLELNGQSYDFPVLSGSVGPDVVDIRKLYGQTGAFTFDPGYKSTASCESALTYIDGDEGILLHRGYPIGQLAEHSSFMEVAHLMLNGELPSKDELDDFTYTITRHTMLHDQLRQFYQGFRRDAHPMAIMCGVVGALSAFYHDSTDISDPEHRKISSHRLIAKMPTIAAWAYKYSIGQPFLQPDNSLSYTGNFLRMTFGVPAEEYEVIPAVEKAMDRIFILHADHEQNASTSTVRLAGSSGANPFACTAAGIACLWGPAHGGANEAALNMLREIGTPDRIPHYIERAKDKNDPFRLMGFGHRVYKNYDPRATVMQKTVREVFDALKVNDPLFETALQLEEMALNDPYFIEKKLFPNVDFYSGVILSAIGFPTTMFTALFALARTVGWVAQWNEMISDPAQVIGRPRQLYTGPTERDYIPVDKR, from the coding sequence TTGGCTGATAAACAGGCGAAACTGGAACTCAACGGACAGAGCTATGATTTCCCCGTGCTCAGTGGCAGCGTGGGGCCAGATGTTGTCGATATTCGTAAGCTTTATGGACAGACCGGAGCTTTCACATTCGACCCTGGATATAAATCCACTGCAAGCTGTGAAAGCGCGCTGACGTATATCGATGGCGACGAAGGTATTTTGCTTCATCGCGGTTACCCAATCGGCCAACTTGCCGAGCACTCCAGCTTCATGGAAGTTGCTCATCTGATGCTCAATGGCGAATTGCCGAGTAAAGACGAACTGGACGATTTTACCTACACGATTACACGGCACACAATGCTGCACGATCAATTGCGTCAATTCTATCAAGGTTTCCGCCGCGATGCGCACCCGATGGCGATCATGTGCGGTGTGGTGGGTGCTCTATCAGCCTTTTACCATGACAGCACGGACATTTCCGACCCTGAGCATCGCAAGATTAGCAGCCACCGCCTAATCGCGAAAATGCCGACGATTGCTGCTTGGGCGTATAAATATTCAATCGGCCAGCCATTCCTGCAGCCAGATAATTCGCTCAGCTACACGGGCAATTTCCTCCGCATGACGTTTGGCGTTCCAGCGGAGGAATATGAGGTTATTCCTGCGGTTGAAAAAGCAATGGACCGGATATTTATCCTCCATGCCGACCATGAGCAGAACGCTTCGACTTCGACCGTTCGCCTTGCTGGTTCTTCGGGTGCCAATCCGTTCGCTTGCACCGCTGCGGGGATCGCATGTTTGTGGGGTCCAGCGCATGGCGGCGCAAACGAGGCTGCGCTCAACATGCTCCGAGAAATCGGGACACCGGATCGTATCCCGCATTATATCGAACGCGCCAAAGACAAGAACGACCCGTTCCGCCTGATGGGATTTGGCCACCGCGTTTATAAAAATTACGATCCGCGTGCGACGGTCATGCAGAAGACGGTGCGTGAAGTGTTCGACGCGCTCAAGGTCAATGATCCGTTGTTTGAAACGGCACTGCAGCTCGAAGAAATGGCGCTCAACGATCCGTACTTCATCGAAAAGAAGCTGTTCCCGAATGTCGATTTCTATTCCGGCGTAATTTTGTCAGCGATCGGCTTCCCGACAACAATGTTTACCGCTTTGTTCGCCCTAGCCCGGACGGTCGGCTGGGTAGCTCAGTGGAACGAAATGATTTCTGATCCGGCTCAGGTTATCGGTCGTCCGCGCCAACTGTATACAGGCCCAACGGAGCGTGATTACATTCCTGTCGACAAACGATAG
- the gltX gene encoding glutamate--tRNA ligase — MASDSGAISGTVVTRFAPSPTGFLHIGGARTALFNWLFARHYGGKALLRIEDTDHKRSSQEAIDAILDGLDWLGLDYDEEPVFQSKRADRHAEVANMLLEHGHAYRCYATTEDLEAMRAAQREAKQPLRYDGRWRDRDPSEAPEGVPFTVRIKTPTEGGTAIKDLVQGKVSVSNAEIDDYIILRADGTPTYMLAAVVDDHDMGCTHIIRGDDHLNNAFRQLPIYRAMDAIEGGWSDPTYAHIPLIHGSDGAKLSKRHGALGVEAYRDEMGILPEALFNYLLRLGWGHGDKEEITRDEAISLFTLDGVGKSPSRFDIKKLENLNGHYLREADDARLAALIAPKLDGKVDIGLLTQAMPVLKTRAKNIGDLVAGAAFLTAKRPLALTEKAASLLTDEARAILSRVSGQLKSENDWTTEALEATTKQLSEELELGLGKLAQPMRAALTGTTTSPGIFDVLVLLGREESLARIDAQAIS, encoded by the coding sequence ATGGCAAGCGATAGCGGAGCAATAAGTGGCACTGTCGTCACTCGTTTTGCCCCATCCCCCACCGGTTTTCTCCATATCGGCGGCGCACGCACAGCGCTGTTCAACTGGCTGTTCGCCAGACATTACGGTGGCAAGGCGCTGCTGCGCATCGAAGACACAGATCACAAGCGGTCATCTCAAGAAGCAATCGACGCGATCTTGGACGGGCTCGATTGGCTTGGCCTCGATTATGATGAAGAGCCGGTTTTCCAGTCGAAGCGCGCAGACCGGCATGCAGAAGTTGCCAATATGCTGCTAGAACATGGCCACGCCTATCGTTGTTATGCCACCACTGAAGATTTAGAGGCAATGCGCGCTGCACAGCGCGAGGCCAAGCAACCTCTTCGTTACGACGGGCGCTGGCGCGATCGTGATCCCTCGGAAGCACCTGAAGGCGTGCCATTCACGGTTCGGATTAAGACACCGACCGAAGGCGGCACAGCAATCAAGGATTTGGTGCAGGGCAAAGTTTCGGTCAGCAATGCTGAAATCGACGATTATATCATCCTGCGTGCGGATGGTACGCCCACCTATATGCTCGCGGCGGTCGTCGACGACCATGACATGGGCTGCACCCACATCATTCGCGGAGATGACCATCTCAACAACGCTTTCCGCCAATTGCCGATATACCGCGCGATGGACGCAATCGAAGGTGGATGGTCAGATCCCACCTATGCCCATATCCCTCTGATTCATGGCAGCGATGGGGCAAAGCTTTCCAAGCGCCATGGCGCTCTTGGAGTGGAAGCCTACCGCGATGAAATGGGCATTTTGCCTGAAGCTCTTTTCAATTACTTGTTGCGGCTCGGCTGGGGTCACGGAGACAAAGAAGAGATCACTCGGGATGAGGCAATAAGCCTGTTCACCCTCGACGGTGTCGGCAAAAGTCCATCACGTTTTGACATCAAGAAGCTCGAAAATCTGAACGGGCATTATTTGCGCGAGGCTGATGATGCCCGGCTAGCCGCGTTGATTGCACCCAAGCTCGATGGTAAGGTCGACATCGGATTGCTGACACAAGCCATGCCTGTTCTCAAAACACGGGCCAAAAACATCGGCGATTTGGTGGCCGGCGCTGCATTCCTGACTGCCAAACGACCGCTTGCGCTGACTGAAAAGGCGGCAAGTTTGCTAACAGACGAAGCCCGCGCAATATTAAGTCGCGTTTCGGGTCAGTTGAAGTCTGAAAATGACTGGACAACCGAGGCGCTCGAAGCCACTACAAAGCAACTTTCCGAGGAACTCGAATTGGGCCTCGGCAAACTGGCGCAGCCAATGCGAGCTGCGCTGACCGGAACGACAACGTCACCCGGGATTTTCGATGTGCTGGTCCTTTTGGGACGAGAGGAATCGCTGGCGCGAATTGACGCCCAAGCAATTTCTTAA